CGATTACAAAGATCACAGGTCACGTGGTCACAATTACGCGTCGGAATTTTCTCACTGATTTGTGGCGTCACCTTGCTGTGGCTTGCCCTTTTTGCTGCCAATGGCTTAAAGGCAGTTCAAAATCGCTTTACTGTGCAAACCGTTATTGATTCCGCATCTGGATTAAAATCGGGGGACGTGGTCCGTTTAGCGGGAGTTGAGGTTGGAACGGTCAAGACAGTTGAATTCGTTCGCCAAGATGACGTGGAAAAAGTACAGATCCAGTTGAATCTAAATCAACAAGCCGCGCAACGAATCAAGAGTGATTCAATCGTTCAAATCAAATCGGTCGGTTTTACTCAAAGCCGATATGTCGACATCTCACTAGGCACACCCCAAGGCACCCCGGTATCTGAAGGTGCCGCGTTAAGAGGAACGGTCCCAACCGAAATGTCCAGCCTGCTAAATCATGCAATTGTGGTGAGTGAAAATATGAATAGTTCCTTAACCCGATTTGAAAGCCTTGTGCACCGACTGCAATCTGGCGATGGGACCTTTGCAAAATTGCTATCGGATGCAGCGCTCTACGCAAATCTGGATCAGGCGACAAACAATGTCTCTGAGTTCGTTGGAGAGTTAAACGAAGGGGACGGTCTGCTTCCCCAGCTCCTCTCCAAGAAAGAGATTGCTGAAAATGTCACGCAAAGCACCGCTTGGGCAGCAAAGTGGGGGCAACAAGCAGTTCAAGGCGAAGGCACGTTAGGAAAACTGAATACTGACCCTGCCCTCTTTAATCGAGCAGAACGCATCTTGGAAAGTCTCGAAAGTCTTGAAGCGCGTTTCAATCGACTTGATGCACTGATCGGCTCCGCCGATGCGCTCATCCAGAAAATCGAGAGCGGTGAAGGAACGGCAGCCAGAATCATCAATCGTCCCGATCTGTATGATCAATCTGTCGTAACCTCCCAAAAGGTAGAACAGTTAATCGATCAGGCGCAATCGGGTGAAGGTACAGTTGGCAAGCTCGTTTCGGATCCGTCTTTGGCAGAATCTATTACAACCTCTACCGAATCAATTGCCCAACTCACCGACAAACTGAATACACCCGGAAACACGCTGGACAAACTGACATCAGGAGCTGAGCTGTTCAATCATCTAACGGCAATGACGAAACAGTTAGAAACCGTGCTCGTGAAAATTAACACCGGAGAAGGCTCCCTGAGTAAACTGGCCAACGATAAGAAAACTGCTGAAGAGCTTTCAAAACTAATTTATAACCTCAAGGTACTGGCTGCGGATATTGAAGCACATCCCAAAAAGTATGTAGGATTCAGTCTGTTTTAGGATATTTGGAGATAAGCGCACTCATTATTTTTATGTTCAACGCCTAAGACATCGGGAGAACCAATGAATGGATCTATTCGAAAAATGCTATGATTTTAGCTATGGCAGAAGCAAGCGGGGACAAGAATATAAAGCAGTGCTCGAGGCAGAAATTTATCCGTATTTCATTCCAATCGAATCTTCTGCAGATACAGAGGTCATGATCAATGGTGAGAGGAAGGTGATGATTGGATCGAATAATTATCTTGGGTTGACACATCATCCGAAAGTCCTTGAAGCTGCTGAGGTAGCTGGGCGAAAATACGGCTCTGGCTGCACAGGCAGCCGATTTCTGAACGGCACCCTTGATATCCATATTGCGCTTGAAGAAGCACTCGCAGAATTTGTCCACAAAGAAGCTGCATTGGTTTTTAGCACTGGATTTCAGGTCAATCTTGGCGTTATCGATACCCTTGTGGGACGCAGGAACATCGCTTTCATTGATTCGTTGAGCCACGCGTGTGTTGTTGATGGGTGCCGCCTCTCCTGGGGAGAGATGACAAGGTTCCGACACAACGACTTGGACGATCTGAACAACAAATTGAAAAATGCTGATCCTGATAGAGGCAAACTGGTTGTCGTTGAAGGGATTTACAGTATGGAAGGCGATATCGGGGACCTGCCCGGCATCATAGACGCAGCTCAGAAATACCAGTGCCGTCTGATGGTTGACGATGCGCACGGGGTTGGTGTACTTGGCCCAACCGGTGCAGGTGCCGCTGAGCACTTTGGTGTTGAAGATGATATCGATCTGATTATGGGAACGTTTAGCAAATCTTTCGCATGTATCGGTGGATTTATCGCTGCAGAAGCCGCCGTCGTTGATTACTTAAAACACCATGCAAACACCTTCCTTTTCAGCGCAAGTATGCCGCCATCAGCGGTCGCAACAGTCCATGCCGCTCTGGAAATCATCAAGGCAGAACCGGAACGACGCAAACGACTGTGGGAAAATGCACGAAAAATGCAGGAAGGTCTCCAATTGATGGGATATGACATCGGGGATACGCAAACCCCCGTTGTGCCAGTGATTGTTGGCGACGATATCAATACCTTCATGTTATGGAAACACTTATTCGATGCAGGTGTTTTCACCAATCCCGTTGTCAGTCCGGCTGTGCCTCCCGGTGGTTCCCGCTTGCGCACCAGTTATATGGCAAGCCATACCGATGAACAACTCGACTTTGTCCTTGAGCAATTTGATAAAGTGGGCAGGAAGTTGGGGCTGATCTAAAAGCTGGATTATCCAAAAAAATAGGTGGATCTTCACAAAATGCGTTCCAGTAGACAATCCCCTGAAGTTGATGTGTCTCCTGTCCAATCCCCAGCCGATCTAAAAGCGTTTATCAACCTGCCGTGGACAATCTATCGTAACGACCCCCAGTGGGTCCCTCCGTTACGCAGCGATCTCAAGAAGCGACTTGATAAATCCCGATATCCCTTCTTTGACCATGCCGAAGCCGAATTTCTGATCGCTCGACGTGAAGGGCGTGTTGTAGGGCGCATTGTCGCCATTAAAAATGATGCTCATATCGACTTTCACGAAGACCAAGTAGGGTTCTTCGGATTCTTTGAGTCAATCGAAGATTCAGAAGTTGCTGCGGCGCTGTTTTCCCATGCTGCCCAATGGTTGCGAGAACGCAAACTCGAAGTAATGCGCGGTCCCGTGAACTACTCGACAAATGACGATTGCGGGTTACTTGTCGAGGGCTTCGATTCCCCACCTGTGATTCTGATGTCCTACAATCCGCCCTACTACCCTAATCTCATCGAAGGCTTTGGTTTTAAGAAGGCAAAGGATCTGTTCGCTTACGAAATAACCGATGATGTGCAGGTGCCGGAACGTCTTGAGCGCACAGTGCAATGGATCAAAAAACGCAAAAAAATCACAATACGTCCCCTTGTCAAGAAACAAATTCATCAGGAAATTCAGCGAGTCAAGGAGATCTATAACTCTGCATGGGAGAAAAATTGGGGCTTTATCCCAATGACGGACCGAGAGATCGATTACATGGCACAGGAGTTGATACAGATTATTGATCCCGATTTGCTGCTCTTCGCCGAAATTGAAGAGGAAACTGTCGCTTTTATCCTCGCGTTACCCGATTTTTATGTTGCGCTACAGCACGTCAACGGTCGTCTGTTTCCGTTCGGACTCCTGAAGCTTCTCTGGCACAAACGTAAAATTGACACTGCTCGTGTGCTAACGTTTGGGATTAAGGAGAACTATCGGCAACAGGGAATTGACGCGCTGATGTACTATGAAGTTTATAAAATCGGCGTTGCAAAGGGGTATCGGCGAGGGGAGATGTCGTGGATTTTGGAAGACAATATATTGATGAATCGGGCGGCTGAAAACATGGGAGCGACGCTGTATAAACGCTACCGCATCTATGAGTATCCACTGTCATAATATTCTTACTCAAAAAATGCGGTTTTGGTATCAGTAGTAGAACGAAAGGGCTAGATCAAATGGCAGAATCCGACGATGGAAGGCCCCACGGTAGGCGTACATTCTTCCAGGAAGCATTTACAAGGCTCGTTCAGCCGGTCGCTGAGTACTTAGATACGCAGATTGGGCCACATCTCCCCGCCGAGAAAGCCCTGTTACGACCACCTGGTGCACTCCCGGAATCAATGTTTTTGGAAACCTGTTTGCGGTGTGGAAACTGTGTCGACAGTTGCCCCGCAGATGCCATTCAGTCCTTGCTGAGCGACCAGCCCGATCTAGCAGAGACACCCTACATCAATCCAGGTGATCAACCGTGTGTTGTCTGTGATTCACTCGAATGTATGCAAGTCTGCCCAAGCGGCGCTTTGCAGCAGTTATCG
This genomic stretch from Candidatus Poribacteria bacterium harbors:
- a CDS encoding MCE family protein, whose amino-acid sequence is MRLQRSQVTWSQLRVGIFSLICGVTLLWLALFAANGLKAVQNRFTVQTVIDSASGLKSGDVVRLAGVEVGTVKTVEFVRQDDVEKVQIQLNLNQQAAQRIKSDSIVQIKSVGFTQSRYVDISLGTPQGTPVSEGAALRGTVPTEMSSLLNHAIVVSENMNSSLTRFESLVHRLQSGDGTFAKLLSDAALYANLDQATNNVSEFVGELNEGDGLLPQLLSKKEIAENVTQSTAWAAKWGQQAVQGEGTLGKLNTDPALFNRAERILESLESLEARFNRLDALIGSADALIQKIESGEGTAARIINRPDLYDQSVVTSQKVEQLIDQAQSGEGTVGKLVSDPSLAESITTSTESIAQLTDKLNTPGNTLDKLTSGAELFNHLTAMTKQLETVLVKINTGEGSLSKLANDKKTAEELSKLIYNLKVLAADIEAHPKKYVGFSLF
- a CDS encoding aminotransferase class I/II-fold pyridoxal phosphate-dependent enzyme, with translation MDLFEKCYDFSYGRSKRGQEYKAVLEAEIYPYFIPIESSADTEVMINGERKVMIGSNNYLGLTHHPKVLEAAEVAGRKYGSGCTGSRFLNGTLDIHIALEEALAEFVHKEAALVFSTGFQVNLGVIDTLVGRRNIAFIDSLSHACVVDGCRLSWGEMTRFRHNDLDDLNNKLKNADPDRGKLVVVEGIYSMEGDIGDLPGIIDAAQKYQCRLMVDDAHGVGVLGPTGAGAAEHFGVEDDIDLIMGTFSKSFACIGGFIAAEAAVVDYLKHHANTFLFSASMPPSAVATVHAALEIIKAEPERRKRLWENARKMQEGLQLMGYDIGDTQTPVVPVIVGDDINTFMLWKHLFDAGVFTNPVVSPAVPPGGSRLRTSYMASHTDEQLDFVLEQFDKVGRKLGLI
- a CDS encoding N-acetyltransferase, which gives rise to MRSSRQSPEVDVSPVQSPADLKAFINLPWTIYRNDPQWVPPLRSDLKKRLDKSRYPFFDHAEAEFLIARREGRVVGRIVAIKNDAHIDFHEDQVGFFGFFESIEDSEVAAALFSHAAQWLRERKLEVMRGPVNYSTNDDCGLLVEGFDSPPVILMSYNPPYYPNLIEGFGFKKAKDLFAYEITDDVQVPERLERTVQWIKKRKKITIRPLVKKQIHQEIQRVKEIYNSAWEKNWGFIPMTDREIDYMAQELIQIIDPDLLLFAEIEEETVAFILALPDFYVALQHVNGRLFPFGLLKLLWHKRKIDTARVLTFGIKENYRQQGIDALMYYEVYKIGVAKGYRRGEMSWILEDNILMNRAAENMGATLYKRYRIYEYPLS
- a CDS encoding 4Fe-4S dicluster domain-containing protein yields the protein MAESDDGRPHGRRTFFQEAFTRLVQPVAEYLDTQIGPHLPAEKALLRPPGALPESMFLETCLRCGNCVDSCPADAIQSLLSDQPDLAETPYINPGDQPCVVCDSLECMQVCPSGALQQLSVHEIQIGLAEVNYDICLRSNGVDCRECVDSCPIGEKAIRLDPERRIEVLAAGCIGCGVCQYQCPTAPKSIVVRPLQEYTEAQKD